The Pieris napi chromosome 9, ilPieNapi1.2, whole genome shotgun sequence genomic sequence AAATATTACGTATGAATCAACAAATGTTTTGGATATTAGCAAGTATAATTAAACCATATACTACATGTTGTCTTAATTCATCtcaataaataagaattatgaatttcttctttaatatatacatttattaagtagagtaaaaatttctttaaattgtaGAAACACCCTGTTTAGACACTTTACAGATacagtgctccagctctccactgcgccaCCCCGAGAcgctgacacagcaattcgtactgggatagggccttaaccCTACCTTGTAAAATATCTATCCTTTAATCGCTATCCCTAGGCGATACAGGctaaacacaattttatacaaatatacaaataagtaCGTAAAAACCAAGGCAAACAGaatgaatgaaatttaaatagtatatatatgtatataataaatccgATAACtagtatattatgttaaatttgcAGCttttggcttcagcgtgcgactctcatccctaaggtcgtaggttcggtcCCCGGCAGTGCatcaatggattttctttctacgtgcttaattaatattcgttttaacggtgaaggaaaacatcgtgaggattcCGCGGGATTGCGTGTGTCAGGCGCAGGAGGCtgaaatcatgaaacagatgcaaTGTGCGAAAGATATTtgacctaaaaagtttgtagcgccactgattttttttttttaatttattatgtaattttgttttaaaaataagaacaaaatacaacgataaatttattatatatattatttttaattttatacagaactgccctgcgattcttgGCATTTGATTGATTTggcatttattgtttatcagaatgccaaatcatagggcagccctgcgattctgtaactcacttcacgaactcacacagcggttttcgcatcggcggtcgctctcaaagcagtcgtgaagcagtcattttatgatttggcattctgaaaaggtgggagcttgtagtttattgtttatcagaatgccaaatcataaaatgactgcttcacgactgatttgagagcgaccgccgatgcgaaaaccgctgtgtgagttcgtgaagtgagttacagaatcgcaaggcaggacAGACATTTGGCCACAATTCcacctgatgtaaagtgaGATGCGGCCTATGGGAGGGAACGCCAAGACAAAACATTATGTGTCTACTTTCgcaacatataaatttaagagaataacttattcttattttttctttttattcccAAATTAACTTATGTACTTCGCTGTAGCCGAATCATTCAGTTTTATTAAGTGATTTGGATAGATAatctttaaaaacttatttggaatctatttttaatgttcGTTTTGAAACACCTTGGATCACTTCCTATTCGCTTTAGCGGAGTAGGAGTACACAAGATAACAAGTGTAGCTCTTCTAGCTTTTCTCTCATTGCGGAGTTAACAAATGCGAGAAACACGTGGTTAACATCTAACCCAGGCTTGAGTCTGCCTTCTAACTTCAAGTTTCAAAGGAGCTGGGATGATCCTCTTTGCAAATCTCAATTCCAAAAGTTATTAGGCTACATTTCAATAACAGACCGCGCAAGGTTGGTGGCTGTGGGGTCTAGGGAAACCGGTCATTGGCTTAATGCTTATCTGTCGCCAAACACTGGCACCCGTTTGGACCCTGAATCGCATTGCCATCAGCCTCCGCTTAGGAGTGCCCATATGTAGTCCCCGCAAGTGTCCCTGTGGCCTTGAAGTAGCCTCGCTTGCTAGATGTCTGCGAGTACGATAGTCCTCCGGGTCGTCTGCTCGTGGATCTTCAGTAGCTTTTCTTGACCGGTGCCCCGCGTCGTTAAGTtaaggcctacaacgcactagcggctggtaaggcctacaacgcactagcggctggccgcgatgcggtgtgccgctacggtagcggcatgccgtattccggctaaccgtccctattgcggtcctattgcggtctgccgcaatcgtcactcgtcaAGTGCTTGTCTTGAAAAATTGCACAGGATGGACGTTGAAGAAGTTGCggcagttatttatttatatcatcgtAGAAAATATCGTCAAAAACCTCTGCGTAGTGTCTAGCGCAAGGAACAACTGATGACTGAGGCGGGTAGGACGTGATATTTGCCGATAACCACGCCGCGTGCGTGGAggggacgcggcgcgccgcatcattcAACCGGTGCGGCACGTCGCAGCCTCAGAAcaaccggagcggttgacggttgTCCGCAAATCAGTGCGTCGTTAACGTGCGGTTTCatgtaataatcgatgtgcggccTACCGCAtcgcggccagccgctagtgcgttgtagggcTTAGCTAAGTGAACATAAGGGTAGCGTTGGCCCGCGTCCTCCCTATGGTTCAATGCTATGTTATTCATATTGTATGTACCTTCTGTAATGTAATCAATATTGTATCAAGAAgaacaataaattactttcttAAGAATTCTCAACGCACCCTTACAATCTTAATATTCTCCTTATTCTTGTATCATTTATGGGAAACTCTATCTTGTTATATATCACAACCCATTGTTACCTTTGTTAATTGGTTTATTCAACACAAACACGagcaattaatttatattctcaTAGAAACGCTCAAACgctattatttatgtatgtgtgtaagttaagaatattgtaataccAATGGAACGGAACAAAAAAGGGTTGTGGTTGGTATTGTTAGGAACAAATCATAATCCTTATGAGAAAAGTagatgttaatttaaataatatattaataaataagccaaattttttaacacccTGTTTCATTAACTATGACATAATACTCAATGttatataagaaatacaaaacatgaaacacGATTACCTACTTcgaattttcttaaattaagtaattcaacaacaatacaacatttaatttattattaaatttaaaatgaaattcagTGTTTTTGGAATCTTTCTTAGTAAGttggtaaaaatattaataaaatatattattaattaattagctaattagtttttaagatatttttatttttcagtgtTGTATCAAGTAGAAGCCGCTTCGTTGTGGTGTTATGGAaggttgttttaatttttttagtaaagtatttaattaatttaattttaaacaattattactacttcttcttttttaaatttaaactattatctTTTTGTCTCTGAAAAGGGTAAAAAGGccgaatattttataaacgcTTCACTAACAATgacttaaatagtttttaattattacagcGAAGACTATCACACAATTACACCGCTAACATCACCTTTAGGTTTGCTCGATTCTCCATTCAATGTAAACCTAAGAACcgttatatttacatttggGTTTAATGGCAAAGTAAATGAGAAGGAAACATTAGCAATTGTGGACGCTTACATGAAGTACAAAAAGGATAATCCAATTAACTTTATTCTACTCGAGTGGGAGAAAGAAGCAGCCAGTGATACTGTCGGatatataattcaatattCAACAACGGGAATACATAACGCCAAGAAGGTgacattttcaaaatttcatctGCGATATAGTAACTATATATCATAATGATATTAATCTTTATAACAACGTTTTTCATATCGTAGATTGGATGTCTATTAGGAGATGCACTTATGGAATTGTCAGAACATGGTCTTGATTTGGATAAAGTGCATTTGATAGGACATTCCCTAGGGGCTCATCTCGTGGGACATGCTGGAAAACGAACACAACAAAAGGGAACGCAGCTACCAAGGTAGTATATACTTCCTACTACGTAGTAACTAGTTTAATAATACCAATTgtctttttacacgctttatattagcttcacctgtatgtatgtatgtatgtatgtaaccgactccttcggactcgattttgacccactttaaacggacagattttattaaaattttgcgcacctgtcaaagatcgatgacaatgcaataatccgaaaaaaataaaaaataaatgaata encodes the following:
- the LOC125052221 gene encoding vitellogenin-3-like isoform X1, which codes for MKFSVFGIFLMLYQVEAASLWCYGSEDYHTITPLTSPLGLLDSPFNVNLRTVIFTFGFNGKVNEKETLAIVDAYMKYKKDNPINFILLEWEKEAASDTVGYIIQYSTTGIHNAKKIGCLLGDALMELSEHGLDLDKVHLIGHSLGAHLVGHAGKRTQQKGTQLPRITGLDPAGPLFTDPINLVVGLESTDAFFVDVLHTNPQRLGTSDSIGDVDIWANCDLEYQPGCSESKDSCSHVQAAIYFAESVNYPSSLPAVSAESCHDWSNGDYNKSDILYLGITYNSKAKGDFFLRTNLKSPFGKGIDGIRP
- the LOC125052221 gene encoding vitellogenin-3-like isoform X2; amino-acid sequence: MKFSVFGIFLMLYQVEAASLWCYGSEDYHTITPLTSPLGLLDSPFNVNLRTVIFTFGFNGKVNEKETLAIVDAYMKYKKDNPINFILLEWEKEAASDTVGYIIQYSTTGIHNAKKIGCLLGDALMELSEHGLDLDKVHLIGHSLGAHLVGHAGKRTQQKGTQLPRITGLDPAGPLFTDPINLVVGLESTDAFFVDVLHTNPQRLGTSDSIGDVDIWANCDLEYQPGCSESDSCSHVQAAIYFAESVNYPSSLPAVSAESCHDWSNGDYNKSDILYLGITYNSKAKGDFFLRTNLKSPFGKGIDGIRP